One window of Rhizobium leguminosarum genomic DNA carries:
- the trxA gene encoding thioredoxin codes for MATVKVDINNFQSEVLESAEPVVVDFWAEWCGPCKMIAPSLEEIAVEMEGKVKVAKLNIDENPELAAQFGVRSIPTLAIFKGGEVADISVGAKPKTALSNWISSAA; via the coding sequence ATGGCTACCGTGAAAGTCGATATCAATAACTTCCAGTCGGAAGTTCTGGAATCCGCAGAACCCGTCGTCGTCGATTTCTGGGCTGAATGGTGCGGCCCGTGCAAGATGATTGCACCGAGCCTCGAAGAAATCGCCGTCGAGATGGAAGGCAAGGTCAAGGTGGCCAAGCTGAATATCGATGAGAACCCGGAACTCGCCGCACAGTTCGGCGTGCGCTCTATTCCAACCCTTGCAATCTTCAAGGGCGGCGAAGTTGCCGATATCTCTGTCGGCGCCAAGCCGAAGACCGCGCTTTCGAACTGGATTTCGAGCGCTGCCTGA
- the trpA gene encoding tryptophan synthase subunit alpha, whose translation MTARMDKRFAELKAEGRPALVTYFMGGDPDYDTSFGIMKALPEAGSDIIELGMPFSDPMADGPAIQLAGQRALKGGQTLKKTLQLAADFRKTNDATPIVMMGYYNPIYIYGVEKFLDDAIVAGIDGLIVVDLPPEMDEELCIPAIRKGINFIRLATPTTDEKRLPKVLKNTSGFVYYVSMNGITGSALPDPSLVSGAVERIKQHTKLPVCVGFGVKTAEHAKVIGGSADGVVVGTAIVNQVATSLTSDGKATADTVQAVATLVRGLSTGTRSARLVAAE comes from the coding sequence ATGACCGCACGCATGGACAAACGCTTTGCCGAGCTGAAGGCCGAGGGCCGTCCGGCGCTTGTGACCTATTTCATGGGCGGCGATCCTGATTACGACACCTCGTTCGGCATCATGAAGGCGCTGCCGGAGGCGGGCTCCGACATCATCGAGCTCGGCATGCCTTTTTCCGATCCGATGGCCGACGGCCCGGCGATTCAGCTCGCCGGCCAGCGTGCGCTGAAAGGCGGCCAGACGCTGAAGAAGACGTTGCAGCTGGCGGCCGATTTCCGCAAAACCAATGACGCGACGCCGATCGTGATGATGGGCTACTACAACCCGATCTATATTTATGGCGTCGAAAAATTCCTCGACGATGCGATTGTTGCCGGCATCGACGGTTTGATCGTCGTCGATCTGCCGCCGGAAATGGATGAAGAACTCTGCATTCCGGCGATCCGCAAAGGCATCAATTTCATCCGCCTGGCGACGCCGACGACGGATGAGAAGCGCCTGCCGAAGGTTTTGAAGAACACCTCCGGTTTCGTCTATTACGTTTCGATGAACGGCATCACCGGTTCGGCGCTGCCGGATCCGTCGCTGGTGTCGGGCGCGGTCGAACGCATCAAACAGCACACTAAGCTGCCCGTCTGCGTCGGCTTCGGCGTCAAGACGGCGGAACATGCAAAGGTCATCGGCGGTTCGGCCGACGGCGTCGTTGTCGGCACCGCCATTGTCAATCAGGTCGCGACCAGCCTGACGAGCGACGGCAAGGCAACGGCCGACACCGTTCAGGCCGTTGCTACACTGGTCCGCGGACTTTCCACGGGGACACGTTCGGCGCGCCTTGTTGCTGCCGAATAG
- the addB gene encoding double-strand break repair protein AddB codes for MAERHEPRILTIPAGLSFLKTLARTLCDGRLTPLFRHEADDPLSLARVTIYLPTRRAVRVLRSEFVDLLGGRSAILPVIRPLGETDDDSGYFDEALPATIDLAQPLSNTARLLELARLILAWRNKLPEIVRHIHSDSPLVAPASPADAIWLARNLAELIDSIETEDLDWSELSKLDTGDYAAWWQLTAEFLQIASAFWPERLSELGKSSPARHRNAILRAEATRLSTTKPTGPIIIAGSTGSVPATADLIAAVANLPEGVIVLPGLDLSMPEKHWQMVAPEPAPGQHANPASRSHPQYGLSSLLKRLKLTRADVTLLDGPEADLDRRAEILSRALVPAEATSDWGAWKNDLPEGSLSSSFADVSLIEAANEREEATAIAIALRLALEKPGQDGESRAALITPDRNLARRVMAEISRFGILADDSAGTPLAVMPQGTLLQLLLEAALRPGDPVAIVSLLKHPLARFGLERDALISATEALELLALRGGVAEVDISGLEPLLTHQLAQQALDRHAPRWRKALSPDAADAAYDLARRVTQATEPLASTLIRHRPEDRGRTISFTLSEWAERTGRSLEAVAADPHGNLADLWSGEAGDALTALLGEVIGTDGQMEADGPQWIDIMAALAAGHAVKPRALSHPRLFIFGTLEARLQSVDTLILGGLNEGTWPGQTANNPFIPRMMKTEIGLEPPERRIGQLAHDFEMANGTRHLIYSRALRQGSTPTVASRWLQRLLALAGEAFEAELKGRGNRFLQWAGLIDRGEAQAPAQRPSPKPPLTLQPKSYSFSEVGRLRRDPYAIYARRILRLDPVDTFNRDPGAAERGTLYHKIIDRFIREAHVAGTPDAAAAMEHILSELFDMEQLPPHIDAVWRPRFRTVSRAFLEWETGRRPGIRKTLTEVRGGYELEPINIRLNGVADRIDITGPNAADIIDYKTGYNPSPAQARVLLDPQLALEAAALSAGAFRDAGSLVPQDLLYVRLRPGRRFLVDTVNNESSARSDKAKSAMDLAEESIDQLVKFVGLLQSGEKGFTSRLIPAQQFDFGGDYDHLARVSEWSTAETEEGGSDE; via the coding sequence ATGGCGGAGCGGCACGAGCCACGCATTCTGACGATCCCGGCGGGCCTCTCCTTCCTGAAAACACTGGCAAGGACGCTTTGCGACGGCCGGCTGACGCCGCTCTTCCGGCATGAGGCCGATGATCCGCTGTCGCTCGCTAGGGTGACGATCTACCTGCCGACCCGGCGCGCCGTGCGTGTGCTGCGCTCGGAATTCGTCGACCTGCTCGGCGGCCGCTCGGCGATCCTGCCGGTCATCCGCCCTCTCGGCGAAACCGATGACGACAGCGGCTATTTCGACGAGGCGCTGCCGGCGACGATCGATCTCGCCCAGCCGCTGTCGAATACCGCCCGCCTGCTGGAGCTTGCGCGCCTCATTCTCGCGTGGCGAAACAAACTGCCGGAGATCGTTCGCCACATTCATTCGGATTCACCGCTCGTTGCGCCGGCAAGCCCTGCCGATGCGATCTGGCTCGCCCGCAACCTTGCGGAACTGATCGATTCCATCGAAACCGAGGATCTCGACTGGTCGGAGCTGTCGAAACTCGACACCGGCGACTATGCCGCCTGGTGGCAGCTGACGGCGGAGTTTCTGCAGATCGCCAGCGCATTCTGGCCGGAGAGGCTTTCCGAACTCGGCAAATCCTCGCCGGCGCGGCACCGAAACGCCATCCTGCGGGCCGAAGCCACAAGGCTTTCCACGACGAAACCGACTGGACCGATCATCATTGCCGGTTCGACGGGTTCGGTCCCCGCCACTGCCGATCTCATCGCCGCCGTCGCCAATCTGCCTGAGGGTGTAATCGTGCTTCCGGGTCTCGATCTCTCCATGCCGGAGAAACACTGGCAGATGGTGGCGCCAGAACCGGCACCCGGCCAACATGCCAATCCTGCAAGCCGGAGCCATCCGCAATACGGCCTGTCGTCGCTGCTCAAGCGGCTGAAGCTCACGCGTGCCGATGTGACGCTCCTCGACGGACCTGAGGCCGATCTCGACCGGCGCGCCGAAATCCTGTCTCGAGCACTCGTCCCGGCGGAGGCGACCAGCGATTGGGGCGCCTGGAAGAATGACCTGCCGGAAGGCAGCCTGTCTTCCTCCTTTGCCGATGTTTCCTTGATCGAAGCCGCCAATGAACGCGAGGAAGCGACCGCGATTGCGATTGCGCTGCGGCTGGCGTTGGAAAAGCCGGGGCAGGACGGCGAAAGCCGGGCAGCCCTCATCACCCCGGACCGCAATCTCGCCCGCCGGGTGATGGCGGAGATTTCCCGTTTCGGCATCCTCGCCGACGATTCGGCCGGCACACCGCTTGCGGTAATGCCGCAGGGCACGCTGCTGCAATTGCTGCTGGAGGCAGCGCTGCGTCCGGGCGATCCGGTCGCGATCGTCTCGCTGCTGAAACATCCGCTGGCCCGCTTCGGCCTGGAACGCGACGCATTGATTTCCGCTACCGAGGCGCTCGAACTGCTGGCATTGCGCGGTGGCGTGGCGGAGGTGGATATCAGCGGGCTCGAGCCGCTGCTGACCCATCAGCTTGCCCAGCAGGCCCTGGATAGGCACGCGCCGCGATGGCGAAAGGCGCTTTCGCCTGACGCTGCCGATGCCGCGTACGATCTTGCCCGGCGGGTCACACAAGCGACCGAGCCGCTGGCTTCGACGCTGATCCGGCATCGGCCGGAAGATCGCGGGAGGACGATAAGCTTCACTTTGTCCGAATGGGCGGAGCGTACCGGCCGTTCGCTCGAAGCAGTCGCGGCCGATCCGCACGGCAATCTCGCCGATCTCTGGTCTGGTGAAGCAGGAGATGCGCTCACCGCCCTGCTCGGCGAGGTCATCGGCACGGACGGCCAGATGGAAGCCGACGGACCGCAATGGATCGACATCATGGCAGCACTTGCCGCCGGTCATGCGGTGAAGCCACGGGCGCTCAGTCATCCCCGCCTCTTCATTTTCGGCACGCTGGAAGCCCGCCTGCAGAGCGTCGATACGCTGATCCTCGGCGGCCTGAACGAGGGCACCTGGCCAGGGCAAACCGCCAACAACCCCTTCATTCCGCGCATGATGAAGACGGAGATCGGCCTCGAGCCGCCGGAACGGCGCATCGGCCAGCTGGCGCATGACTTCGAGATGGCGAACGGCACGCGCCATCTGATCTATTCGCGCGCGCTGCGCCAGGGCTCGACACCGACAGTCGCCTCTCGCTGGCTGCAGCGGCTGCTGGCGCTCGCCGGAGAGGCCTTCGAAGCGGAGTTGAAGGGACGCGGCAATCGGTTCCTCCAATGGGCCGGCCTGATCGATCGCGGAGAAGCCCAGGCACCAGCACAGCGACCCTCGCCGAAACCACCGCTGACACTGCAGCCGAAATCCTACTCCTTCAGCGAAGTCGGCCGGCTGCGCCGGGACCCCTACGCCATCTATGCCCGCCGCATCCTGCGCCTCGATCCCGTCGATACGTTCAACCGCGATCCAGGAGCGGCCGAACGCGGAACGCTCTATCACAAGATCATCGACCGGTTCATTCGCGAAGCCCATGTCGCCGGCACCCCGGATGCGGCAGCGGCGATGGAGCACATCCTTTCCGAGCTTTTCGACATGGAGCAGCTACCGCCGCATATCGATGCCGTGTGGCGGCCGCGCTTCCGCACGGTGTCCCGCGCCTTCCTCGAATGGGAAACCGGACGGCGGCCCGGCATCCGAAAAACGCTGACGGAGGTGCGTGGCGGCTACGAATTGGAGCCGATCAATATCCGGCTTAACGGGGTTGCCGACCGGATCGACATCACCGGACCGAACGCTGCCGATATCATCGACTACAAGACCGGCTACAATCCCTCACCGGCGCAGGCCCGCGTGCTTCTCGATCCGCAGCTTGCACTCGAAGCGGCGGCCTTGAGCGCCGGCGCCTTCCGTGATGCCGGCAGTCTCGTGCCGCAGGACCTGCTCTATGTGCGGCTGCGGCCGGGACGCCGTTTTCTGGTCGACACCGTCAACAACGAGAGCTCGGCGCGCAGCGACAAGGCGAAATCGGCGATGGATCTCGCCGAGGAATCGATCGACCAGCTGGTCAAGTTCGTCGGATTGCTGCAGTCCGGTGAGAAAGGCTTCACCTCGCGGCTGATCCCGGCGCAGCAATTCGATTTCGGCGGCGACTATGATCACCTTGCCCGTGTTTCCGAATGGTCGACAGCCGAAACCGAGGAAGGCGGCAGCGATGAGTGA
- the accD gene encoding acetyl-CoA carboxylase, carboxyltransferase subunit beta — MNWITNYVRPRINSMLGRREVPENLWIKCPETGEMVFHKDLEGNKWVIPASGYHMKMPAKARLIDLFDNGEFESLPQPKVAQDPLKFRDSKKYSDRLRDSRLKTEQEDTILAGVGKVQGLKLVAVVHEFNFIGGSLGMAAGEAIVKAFERATSEKCPLVMFPASGGARMQEGILSLMQLPRTTVAVDLLKESGQPYIVVLTNPTTGGVTASYAMLGDIHLAEPGAEIGFAGKRVIEQTLREKLPEGFQTSEYLLEHGMVDMVVKRHDIPETLARLLKILTKKPVSAANDMNSGAIALAASA; from the coding sequence TTGAACTGGATCACCAACTACGTTCGCCCGCGGATCAATTCCATGCTGGGCCGTCGCGAAGTGCCGGAGAACCTCTGGATCAAGTGCCCGGAAACCGGAGAAATGGTCTTCCACAAGGATCTGGAAGGCAACAAATGGGTCATTCCGGCCTCCGGTTATCACATGAAGATGCCGGCCAAGGCCCGCCTGATCGATCTGTTTGACAACGGCGAGTTCGAATCGCTGCCGCAGCCGAAGGTCGCCCAGGACCCGCTGAAGTTCCGCGATTCGAAGAAATATAGCGATCGCCTGCGCGACAGCCGCCTGAAGACCGAGCAGGAGGATACCATCCTCGCCGGCGTCGGAAAGGTGCAGGGACTGAAACTCGTGGCGGTGGTGCACGAATTCAACTTCATCGGCGGTTCGCTCGGCATGGCCGCCGGCGAGGCGATCGTCAAGGCTTTCGAGCGTGCGACGTCTGAAAAGTGCCCGCTGGTGATGTTCCCCGCTTCCGGCGGCGCGCGCATGCAGGAAGGCATATTGTCGCTGATGCAGCTGCCGCGCACAACGGTTGCCGTCGACCTGCTCAAGGAATCCGGCCAGCCCTATATAGTCGTCCTGACCAACCCGACCACAGGTGGCGTCACGGCCTCCTATGCCATGCTGGGCGATATCCATCTGGCCGAGCCGGGCGCCGAAATCGGCTTTGCCGGCAAGCGCGTCATCGAGCAGACGTTGCGTGAAAAACTGCCGGAAGGTTTCCAGACCTCCGAATACCTGCTGGAGCATGGTATGGTCGATATGGTCGTCAAACGTCACGATATTCCGGAAACGCTGGCGCGCCTCCTGAAGATCCTGACGAAGAAGCCGGTTTCGGCGGCGAACGACATGAATAGTGGCGCGATCGCTTTGGCGGCGAGCGCCTGA
- the addA gene encoding double-strand break repair helicase AddA, with protein sequence MSDVTPLPNDDDPGAWIGWTTIQQAIASDPLRSAWVSANAGSGKTHVLTQRVIRLLLAGARPSAILCLTYTKAAASEMSNRVFERLADWVVLDDEDLSRRITQIEGTAPDGLKLAEARRLFAKALETPGGLKIQTIHAFCEALLHQFPLEANVAGHFSVLDDRAAVALLSDARRALLTATAPEGESALAEAFAYVLDLGDESGLENLLGDIVANRNAIRRFTATAELQGGVEKVLRERLGLAAGDTESRIAAQYWPLPALSGSMLELYLSLADQKGGAKAQEVAYGLRLAGRERDDARRAEFLEKIFLTAKGEPKADSQFSVKAMLAEAPQLAGAIATARAHVAASRDRLKLMRMYGATHAALVLADRLNHDYEELKKQRSQLDFEDLITRTADLLTKSGVGPWIHYKLDRGIDHILVDEAQDTSPIQWSVIQSLAEDFFSGESARPIVRTLFAVGDEKQSIYSFQGARPERFSEESDRTRRRVSDSGQSFSSVRLPLSFRSTADVLEAVDHIFREPDNARGLSALGEPVVHRSSRIGHPGAVDLWEMVAPEAVVKEEDWTAPFDATPESAPAAILARRIAHSIGTLVGRETIVDKGKERLIEAGDILVLVRKRDAFVNALTRALKRRGDIPVAGADRLVLTSHIAVQDLLALGRFLLLPEDDLSLAAVLKSPLFDLSEDDIFAIAALRGDNESVWHHLKSFAADGTGRFRAAVERLEFFLRQSRSLSVHDFYARVLGSHGGRRQFLARLGTEVSDILDEFLTFTLDHESSGLPGLQSFISTLEFEAPVVKREQDKGRNEVRIMTVHASKGLEAPIVFLVDGGSKAFTHTHLPKLRLIETDADEPSMPVWVPVSDLANSLTQEDATRIQMLAEEEYRRLLYVAMTRAADRLVVCGYRGVRVNNDTWHLMISTALRDDHPLVEATTFSSPDGEWPGIKWRVPRVERRFERTDRSQERDSVDTLPEGLLRPLPPQAGLPRPLSPSGAGTIIDEDEGGLLVVSPLFSEKQRSDRSLEKGRLIHRMLQALPEIPPAERPDAAGRYAERAARFWPEAERRKLVDSVLKLLDKQGLQAVLGAQAQPEVSIMGTLTLEDRRYAVSGRIDRLAVLADRVVILDYKTNRVPPATEEAIPFAHRAQLAIYREILAPLYPDKRIDCMLVYTENASLYTLSEKALGLALAAVKTK encoded by the coding sequence ATGAGTGATGTAACGCCGCTTCCCAACGACGATGATCCTGGCGCCTGGATCGGCTGGACGACGATCCAGCAGGCGATTGCCTCCGATCCCCTGCGTTCGGCATGGGTCTCGGCCAATGCCGGCTCCGGCAAGACGCATGTGCTGACACAGCGCGTCATCCGTCTCCTGCTGGCCGGGGCGCGGCCTTCCGCCATTTTGTGCCTCACCTATACCAAGGCTGCGGCCTCCGAAATGTCGAACCGCGTCTTCGAACGGCTGGCGGACTGGGTGGTGCTTGACGATGAAGACCTTAGCCGCCGGATCACCCAGATCGAGGGGACGGCTCCCGATGGACTGAAGCTTGCCGAGGCGCGGCGACTGTTTGCGAAGGCGCTGGAGACACCCGGCGGGCTGAAGATCCAGACAATCCATGCCTTTTGCGAGGCCCTGCTGCACCAGTTCCCACTGGAGGCCAACGTCGCCGGACATTTCTCGGTTCTCGACGACCGCGCGGCGGTGGCGCTGCTTTCCGATGCGCGCCGGGCGCTGCTGACGGCAACCGCGCCTGAGGGAGAGAGCGCGCTTGCCGAGGCGTTTGCCTATGTGCTTGATCTCGGCGACGAATCCGGACTGGAAAACCTGCTTGGCGACATCGTCGCCAATCGCAACGCCATCCGTCGTTTCACGGCAACCGCCGAACTGCAGGGTGGCGTGGAAAAGGTCCTGCGCGAAAGGCTTGGCCTTGCCGCCGGCGACACGGAAAGCCGGATCGCGGCGCAATATTGGCCTTTGCCGGCGCTTTCCGGCAGCATGCTGGAGCTTTATCTCTCGCTTGCCGATCAGAAGGGCGGCGCGAAGGCGCAGGAGGTTGCCTACGGCCTCAGGCTTGCCGGGCGGGAGCGCGATGACGCAAGGCGCGCTGAGTTTCTCGAGAAAATCTTTCTAACAGCCAAGGGCGAACCGAAGGCGGACTCGCAATTCTCAGTCAAGGCGATGCTTGCCGAAGCACCGCAACTGGCGGGCGCCATCGCCACTGCCCGCGCCCATGTCGCCGCCAGCCGCGACCGGCTGAAACTGATGCGGATGTACGGCGCCACACATGCAGCGCTCGTGCTCGCCGACCGGCTGAATCACGACTATGAGGAATTGAAGAAGCAGCGCAGCCAGCTCGATTTCGAGGATCTGATCACCCGCACCGCCGACCTGCTGACGAAAAGCGGCGTAGGCCCCTGGATCCACTATAAGCTCGATCGCGGCATCGATCATATCCTCGTCGATGAAGCGCAGGATACCAGCCCGATCCAGTGGAGCGTCATCCAGTCGCTCGCCGAGGATTTCTTTTCCGGCGAAAGCGCCCGGCCGATCGTGCGCACGCTCTTTGCTGTCGGCGACGAAAAGCAATCGATCTATTCCTTTCAAGGAGCGCGACCCGAGCGTTTTTCCGAGGAAAGCGACCGAACGAGGCGGCGGGTTTCCGACAGCGGGCAGAGCTTTTCCTCCGTCCGGCTACCGCTTTCCTTCCGCTCGACCGCCGACGTGCTCGAAGCCGTCGACCATATTTTCAGGGAACCCGACAACGCTCGCGGCCTCAGCGCGCTCGGCGAACCGGTCGTGCATCGCTCCAGCCGCATCGGACATCCCGGCGCCGTCGATCTCTGGGAGATGGTCGCACCGGAAGCGGTGGTGAAGGAGGAGGACTGGACGGCGCCCTTCGACGCGACGCCGGAAAGCGCGCCGGCAGCAATCCTGGCGCGGCGAATCGCCCATTCGATCGGCACGCTGGTCGGCCGCGAGACGATCGTCGACAAAGGCAAGGAGCGCCTGATCGAAGCCGGCGACATCCTCGTGCTGGTGCGCAAACGCGATGCCTTCGTCAATGCGCTGACGCGCGCCTTGAAGCGCCGCGGCGACATTCCGGTCGCCGGCGCCGACAGACTGGTGCTGACCAGCCATATCGCCGTGCAGGATCTGCTGGCGCTCGGCCGCTTCCTGCTTCTGCCGGAAGACGATCTTTCGCTCGCCGCCGTGCTGAAGAGCCCGCTGTTCGATCTTTCCGAGGACGACATCTTTGCGATCGCCGCGCTACGCGGCGATAATGAGAGCGTCTGGCACCATCTCAAAAGCTTCGCCGCCGATGGCACCGGGCGTTTCCGCGCAGCCGTCGAGCGGCTTGAATTTTTCCTTCGCCAATCCAGGAGCCTATCGGTTCATGATTTCTATGCGCGTGTGCTCGGCAGCCATGGCGGGCGGCGGCAATTCCTGGCGCGGCTCGGCACCGAGGTCAGCGATATCCTCGACGAGTTCCTGACCTTCACCCTCGACCACGAAAGCTCCGGTCTCCCCGGGCTGCAATCCTTCATCTCGACGCTGGAGTTCGAAGCGCCCGTGGTCAAGCGCGAGCAGGACAAGGGGCGCAACGAAGTGCGGATCATGACGGTGCATGCCTCCAAGGGTCTTGAGGCACCGATCGTTTTCCTCGTCGACGGCGGTTCGAAGGCTTTTACCCATACCCATCTACCGAAGTTGCGCCTGATCGAGACCGACGCCGATGAGCCGTCGATGCCCGTCTGGGTTCCTGTCTCCGATCTCGCCAATTCGCTGACCCAGGAAGATGCCACCCGGATCCAGATGCTGGCGGAGGAAGAATACCGCCGCTTGCTCTATGTCGCCATGACGCGTGCCGCCGACCGGCTGGTCGTCTGCGGCTATCGCGGCGTGCGTGTGAACAACGACACTTGGCATCTGATGATTTCGACGGCCCTGCGCGACGATCATCCGCTTGTCGAGGCGACCACATTCTCCAGTCCCGATGGGGAATGGCCGGGGATCAAATGGCGCGTGCCGCGGGTGGAACGACGCTTCGAACGCACCGACCGCAGCCAGGAGCGCGACAGCGTGGACACCCTGCCGGAGGGTCTGTTGCGGCCGTTGCCGCCGCAGGCCGGGCTGCCCCGGCCGCTCAGCCCCTCCGGCGCCGGGACGATCATCGATGAAGACGAGGGTGGTTTGCTCGTCGTTTCGCCACTGTTTAGCGAGAAGCAGCGCAGCGATCGTTCGCTGGAGAAGGGCAGGCTGATCCATCGCATGCTGCAGGCGCTTCCCGAAATTCCGCCTGCCGAACGGCCTGATGCCGCAGGCCGCTATGCCGAACGGGCGGCGCGGTTCTGGCCGGAAGCCGAACGGCGCAAACTTGTCGATTCGGTTCTGAAACTATTGGATAAGCAGGGTTTGCAGGCCGTCCTCGGTGCGCAGGCCCAGCCCGAGGTCTCGATCATGGGAACATTGACGCTCGAAGACAGGCGTTATGCCGTCTCCGGCCGCATCGACCGGCTTGCCGTCCTCGCCGATCGTGTCGTCATTCTGGACTACAAGACCAATCGGGTGCCGCCGGCGACGGAGGAGGCTATCCCCTTCGCGCACCGGGCGCAGCTGGCGATCTATCGCGAGATCCTGGCGCCGCTCTATCCCGATAAGCGTATCGATTGCATGCTTGTCTATACCGAGAACGCCTCGCTCTACACGCTGAGCGAAAAGGCGCTCGGTTTGGCGCTTGCAGCGGTCAAGACAAAGTGA
- a CDS encoding bifunctional folylpolyglutamate synthase/dihydrofolate synthase: MIPRGQTAVSEAAQEIDKLMGLHPKGFDLSLDRITRLLDVLGNPHRKLPPVIHVAGTNGKGSVTAFSRALLEAGGYSAHVHTSPHLVNWHERYRIGVKGGRGQLVDDAVFAEALRRVADANAGQHITVFEILTAVTFILFSEQPADAAIIEVGLGGRFDATNVISDPAVSVIMPISLDHQPYLGDRVELIAAEKAGIMKPGFPVVIGHQEYDAALDVLMATAERLHCPSAVFGQDFMAHEEYGRLVYQDEFGLADLPLPRLPGRHQYANAAAAIRAVKAAGFTVTEAMMEKAMSSVEWPGRLQRLSEGRLLPYAPAGAEIWIDGGHNPGAGEVIAEAMANFEERQSRPLFLITGMINTKDPVGYFKAFAGLVEKVFCVPIRGSEAIIDPVILSNAAYDAGLVAEPMSTVGDALEAIKTVVDPQGLPPRILIGGSLYLVGDVLSDNGTPPK; the protein is encoded by the coding sequence TTGATACCCAGAGGCCAAACCGCGGTGAGTGAGGCAGCACAGGAGATCGACAAGCTCATGGGATTGCATCCCAAGGGGTTTGATCTGTCTCTCGATCGCATCACCCGTCTTCTCGATGTGCTCGGCAATCCGCACCGGAAACTACCGCCGGTGATCCATGTCGCCGGCACCAACGGCAAGGGGTCGGTCACCGCCTTCAGCCGCGCTCTGCTCGAAGCCGGCGGCTACAGCGCTCATGTCCACACCTCGCCGCATCTCGTCAATTGGCACGAGCGTTATCGCATCGGCGTCAAGGGCGGGCGCGGGCAGCTTGTCGATGACGCCGTCTTTGCCGAGGCCCTGCGGCGTGTGGCCGATGCCAATGCAGGACAGCACATCACCGTCTTCGAAATCCTGACGGCGGTCACCTTCATCCTGTTTTCCGAACAGCCGGCCGATGCCGCGATCATCGAAGTCGGTCTCGGCGGCCGCTTCGACGCCACCAATGTCATTTCCGATCCGGCCGTCTCGGTGATCATGCCGATCTCGCTAGATCACCAGCCCTATCTCGGCGACAGGGTCGAGCTGATCGCTGCCGAAAAGGCCGGCATCATGAAGCCGGGATTTCCGGTTGTCATCGGCCATCAGGAATATGATGCGGCGCTCGACGTGTTGATGGCGACAGCCGAACGGCTGCATTGCCCAAGCGCCGTCTTCGGCCAGGATTTCATGGCGCATGAGGAATATGGCCGGCTCGTCTATCAGGACGAATTCGGTCTTGCCGATCTGCCGCTGCCGCGGCTTCCCGGCCGCCATCAATATGCCAATGCCGCCGCCGCCATTCGCGCCGTCAAGGCGGCGGGTTTCACCGTCACCGAGGCGATGATGGAAAAGGCGATGAGTTCGGTCGAATGGCCGGGCCGGCTGCAGCGTTTGAGCGAAGGCCGGCTGCTGCCGTATGCACCCGCCGGCGCCGAGATCTGGATCGATGGCGGGCATAATCCCGGGGCCGGCGAAGTGATTGCCGAAGCCATGGCCAATTTCGAGGAACGCCAGTCTCGGCCGCTTTTCCTCATTACCGGCATGATCAATACCAAGGATCCGGTCGGCTATTTCAAGGCCTTCGCCGGCTTGGTCGAGAAGGTTTTCTGCGTGCCGATCCGTGGCAGCGAAGCGATAATCGACCCGGTGATATTGTCGAATGCCGCTTATGATGCCGGCTTGGTTGCCGAACCGATGTCGACGGTCGGCGATGCGCTGGAAGCAATAAAAACCGTCGTCGATCCGCAAGGTTTACCCCCGCGTATCCTCATCGGCGGCTCTCTCTATCTCGTCGGCGATGTGCTTTCCGACAACGGCACGCCGCCGAAATGA